One segment of Capnocytophaga sp. oral taxon 878 DNA contains the following:
- a CDS encoding S9 family peptidase yields the protein MRLLLFLMGFWMALGQAQNAPITLDAIWGQGAFYPQRMYNLRALQHSAEYTVLEYNSEKGSYQITLYDFATLSKVKDLFVAKDFGIGRISDYSFSPDEKQLLIATNRESIYRHSFLADYYLYDIESKKIQRISDKKISIPTLSPDGKRLVFSRENNLYLYDLATGKESAITTDGKKNEIINGTSDWVYEEEASVVRLFDWNADGSCLAFVRLDERKVPEFSMSIYGNGLYPTYNTFKYPKAGENNSEVSLHLYDLKTGKTKEVPLEAYYIPRVQFSKKANLLMVQTLNRHQNHWEVVQVNVDNLEVKPLVTEKSDTYVEINDNLHFLADNSFVYQSEKDGYNHLYHYTAQGKVQPLTRGAWEVTNFYGYDVKTKQLFYQSTEKGSINRAIYAIGLNGKNKRLLSAEIGTNNATFSGDFSYYILAYSSITTPPRYALYQTKTGSEVKEILNNKQYLEYLQYYKLANKEFFEIKTGQGTLNAYMLKPKDFDATKKYPVLMYQYSGPGSQQVANHWWDMNDFWHSMLTEKGYIVVCVDGRGTGFKGAEFKKCTYLELGKKEVQDQAEAAKIIGNYPYVDKNRIGIWGWSFGGFMASNCLFQQSDVFKMAIAVAPVTNWRFYDTVYTERFMRTPQENSQGYDDNSPITHAAKLKGKYLLIHGTADDNVHVQNAMVLIDALVSYRKDFNWLIYPDKDHGIYDNTGSTRWQLYLKMTEFIEQNL from the coding sequence TAGCGAGAAGGGTTCATACCAAATCACATTATACGATTTTGCTACTTTGAGCAAGGTGAAAGACCTATTTGTGGCTAAAGACTTCGGGATAGGAAGGATTAGTGACTATAGTTTCAGTCCTGATGAAAAGCAATTGCTTATAGCTACTAACAGGGAGAGTATTTACAGGCATTCATTTTTGGCGGATTATTATTTGTACGATATAGAGAGTAAGAAGATACAACGTATTTCGGATAAGAAAATAAGTATCCCGACGCTATCGCCAGATGGGAAAAGACTGGTTTTTTCAAGGGAAAACAATCTCTATCTTTATGACCTTGCTACTGGCAAGGAAAGTGCGATTACCACTGATGGTAAAAAGAATGAGATTATAAATGGTACCTCGGACTGGGTATATGAAGAGGAAGCAAGTGTGGTGCGACTGTTTGATTGGAATGCGGATGGGAGCTGTTTGGCATTTGTGCGGCTTGATGAGCGCAAGGTGCCTGAGTTTTCGATGAGTATTTACGGGAATGGTTTGTATCCTACTTATAATACATTTAAGTATCCGAAGGCGGGTGAGAACAACTCGGAAGTGTCATTGCACTTGTATGATTTGAAGACAGGGAAGACGAAGGAGGTGCCTTTGGAGGCTTATTATATTCCGCGTGTGCAGTTTAGCAAGAAGGCGAATTTGCTGATGGTGCAGACTTTGAATAGGCACCAAAACCATTGGGAGGTGGTACAAGTGAATGTAGATAACTTGGAAGTGAAGCCACTTGTGACTGAGAAGAGTGATACGTATGTGGAAATTAATGATAACTTACATTTTTTGGCAGATAATAGTTTTGTGTATCAGTCGGAAAAGGATGGTTATAATCATTTGTACCACTATACGGCTCAGGGGAAGGTGCAGCCTTTGACCCGAGGAGCTTGGGAGGTGACAAACTTTTATGGTTATGATGTTAAGACGAAGCAACTGTTTTACCAATCGACAGAGAAGGGGAGTATTAATAGGGCTATTTATGCGATAGGGCTTAATGGGAAGAATAAGCGGTTACTATCGGCAGAGATAGGGACTAATAACGCTACTTTTAGTGGGGATTTTAGTTATTATATTTTGGCATATTCTAGTATTACGACCCCTCCGCGTTATGCTTTGTACCAAACTAAGACAGGTAGTGAGGTGAAAGAAATACTAAATAACAAGCAGTATTTGGAGTATTTGCAGTATTATAAGTTGGCTAACAAGGAGTTTTTTGAGATAAAGACAGGGCAAGGGACTTTAAATGCTTATATGCTGAAGCCGAAGGATTTTGATGCTACTAAGAAATACCCTGTACTTATGTATCAGTATTCGGGTCCTGGTTCACAACAAGTAGCCAATCATTGGTGGGATATGAATGATTTTTGGCATAGTATGCTTACTGAAAAAGGCTATATAGTGGTGTGTGTAGATGGCAGAGGTACGGGCTTTAAAGGAGCGGAGTTTAAGAAATGTACTTATTTGGAACTTGGCAAGAAAGAAGTGCAAGACCAAGCTGAAGCTGCAAAAATAATAGGCAATTATCCTTATGTGGATAAGAATAGGATAGGGATATGGGGATGGAGTTTTGGAGGATTTATGGCGAGCAACTGCTTGTTCCAACAATCGGATGTATTTAAAATGGCCATAGCAGTAGCACCTGTTACGAATTGGCGTTTTTATGACACTGTATATACGGAACGGTTTATGCGCACTCCGCAAGAGAATTCGCAGGGGTATGATGATAACTCCCCTATAACACACGCTGCGAAACTGAAAGGTAAGTATTTGCTTATTCACGGTACGGCAGATGATAATGTACACGTACAGAATGCTATGGTACTTATAGATGCCTTGGTGAGCTATCGTAAGGATTTTAATTGGCTTATTTATCCGGATAAAGACCATGGTATTTATGACAATACAGGTAGTACACGCTGGCAGTTATACTTAAAGATGACGGAATTTATAGAACAGAATTTGTAA
- a CDS encoding peptide MFS transporter has protein sequence MDTNVENVKKKHPKGLYLVFLTGMWERFSYYGMRGILMLYLTKTWLEGGLAFDEKTASLIYGFATGLTYFTPLIGGWIADNFLGQRKAVLLGGFIMFLGEAVLFAWTTHAGLYLGLFLLIIGNGFFKPNISALVGGLYETGDKRLDSAFSIFYMGINLGAFLAPLLTGLLTDNIFAKTAIDMNTGEVAMSFGYKFGFGAAAIGMLVSELIFIFFAQKYLGDLGKKPQGGKKNAVELNEAEANKPLTKEEKERIAVIFIYFFFAIFFFAGFEQAGSSLTLYTDRYIDRNVMGFEIPTAWFQSVNPLFIVLLAPVFASLWNTKFGQRLTTPFKMGAGMVLLGIGFFFMIGAVYERGGAIGSDPEDVAIKASLAWLVLTYLTHTVGELCLSPVGLSIVTKLSPPRLAGILMGVWMMAAFFANAAGGVIASFVKEHGASVIFTSISVFVILCGLGMILLNKKLQQMMHGVK, from the coding sequence ATGGATACAAACGTAGAAAATGTGAAAAAGAAGCACCCTAAGGGGCTTTATCTTGTGTTTTTAACAGGGATGTGGGAGCGTTTTAGCTACTATGGTATGCGTGGTATTTTGATGTTATACCTTACCAAGACGTGGTTAGAAGGCGGGTTGGCTTTTGATGAAAAAACAGCGTCGCTTATTTATGGTTTTGCGACAGGGCTTACTTACTTCACCCCTCTTATTGGAGGTTGGATAGCAGACAACTTCTTAGGGCAGCGTAAAGCGGTGTTATTAGGTGGTTTTATTATGTTTTTAGGAGAGGCAGTGCTATTTGCATGGACAACCCACGCAGGGCTTTATTTAGGACTTTTCCTACTGATTATTGGTAATGGCTTTTTCAAACCTAATATTTCGGCACTTGTAGGGGGGCTGTATGAGACAGGCGATAAGCGCTTGGACTCGGCTTTTTCTATCTTCTATATGGGTATCAACCTTGGGGCGTTTTTAGCGCCATTACTAACAGGATTGCTTACAGATAATATTTTTGCTAAAACGGCTATTGATATGAACACTGGTGAGGTGGCAATGTCATTTGGTTACAAATTTGGTTTTGGAGCAGCAGCTATAGGGATGCTTGTGAGTGAGTTGATATTTATTTTCTTTGCTCAGAAATACTTAGGAGACCTTGGCAAAAAACCTCAAGGAGGTAAGAAAAATGCTGTAGAATTAAATGAGGCAGAAGCAAACAAGCCACTTACTAAAGAAGAGAAAGAACGTATAGCAGTTATCTTTATTTACTTCTTCTTTGCTATCTTCTTCTTTGCAGGTTTTGAGCAAGCAGGATCATCGCTAACCTTGTATACAGATAGGTACATTGATAGAAATGTTATGGGCTTTGAAATTCCAACAGCTTGGTTCCAATCGGTAAACCCATTGTTTATTGTACTTTTGGCACCAGTATTTGCTTCATTATGGAATACAAAGTTTGGACAACGCCTGACAACACCTTTCAAGATGGGAGCAGGTATGGTGCTTTTGGGTATAGGTTTCTTCTTTATGATAGGAGCTGTGTATGAACGAGGAGGAGCCATAGGATCAGATCCTGAAGATGTGGCTATAAAAGCGAGTTTGGCATGGTTGGTGCTTACTTACTTAACACATACAGTGGGAGAGCTATGTTTGTCGCCAGTAGGATTATCAATTGTGACTAAATTATCGCCTCCACGTTTGGCAGGTATCTTAATGGGAGTTTGGATGATGGCAGCTTTCTTTGCTAATGCAGCTGGAGGAGTTATTGCTTCATTTGTAAAAGAACACGGAGCAAGTGTTATATTCACTTCAATATCTGTTTTTGTCATCCTTTGTGGTTTAGGTATGATACTACTTAATAAGAAACTACAACAAATGATGCACGGAGTTAAATAA
- the aspA gene encoding aspartate ammonia-lyase, whose product MTKFRTESDLIGELQVPADTYYGVQTQRAIDNFRITGTKMGDYPEFVKAIAYVKLAAAQTNNALGLLPNELLKPISEACHEVISGKYDNQFPVDMIQGGAGTSVNMNANEVIANRALELMGHQKGEYQYCSPNDHVNQSQSTNDAYPTTVKLAVIKMNQSLIEKLRLLIEAFRNKGKEFADAIKMGRTQLQDAVPMTLGQEFEAFAANLEEEIARLQNNANLFLEINMGGTAIGTGLNAPKGYAKLCAENLAKITGEAFVTAANLVEATPDTGSYVIYSSALKRMAVKLSKICNDLRLLSSGPRAGLNEINLPAMQPGSSIMPGKVNPVIPEVVNQVCFKVFGNDLTVTFAAEAGQLQLNVMEPVLCQCIIESIVFLERAIDTLRTKCVEGITANREVMLNMVKNSIGIVTALNPHIGYKNSTKIAKEALQTGKSVYDLVLEHQLLSKEQLDTILDPKNML is encoded by the coding sequence ATGACAAAGTTTAGAACAGAATCAGACCTTATCGGTGAATTACAAGTGCCCGCCGATACTTATTATGGCGTACAAACACAACGCGCTATAGATAATTTTCGTATTACAGGCACTAAGATGGGTGATTATCCTGAGTTTGTAAAAGCCATAGCTTATGTGAAACTAGCTGCGGCACAAACAAACAATGCTTTGGGGTTGTTACCTAATGAGTTGCTAAAACCCATCTCGGAGGCTTGCCACGAGGTGATTAGCGGGAAGTATGATAATCAGTTTCCAGTGGATATGATTCAAGGAGGTGCAGGAACTTCAGTAAATATGAATGCCAATGAGGTGATTGCTAACCGCGCTTTAGAGCTTATGGGACATCAAAAAGGGGAATACCAATACTGCTCACCTAATGATCATGTGAACCAATCACAATCAACCAACGATGCTTATCCTACAACAGTAAAGCTCGCTGTGATTAAGATGAACCAAAGCCTAATTGAGAAACTACGTCTTCTTATTGAGGCTTTCCGCAATAAAGGCAAAGAGTTTGCTGATGCTATAAAAATGGGACGCACTCAGTTACAAGATGCTGTTCCTATGACCTTAGGACAAGAGTTTGAAGCGTTTGCTGCCAACTTAGAAGAAGAAATAGCACGCCTACAAAACAATGCTAATCTCTTTTTAGAGATTAATATGGGAGGCACTGCTATTGGTACAGGCTTAAACGCTCCTAAAGGCTATGCAAAGCTATGTGCTGAGAATTTAGCTAAGATTACAGGTGAGGCATTTGTAACTGCTGCTAATCTAGTAGAAGCTACTCCTGATACAGGTTCATACGTAATTTATTCATCAGCCCTAAAACGTATGGCAGTGAAACTTTCTAAAATCTGTAATGATTTACGCTTGTTATCATCAGGGCCTCGTGCAGGGCTTAATGAAATTAATTTGCCCGCAATGCAACCAGGTTCATCTATTATGCCAGGTAAGGTAAATCCTGTTATTCCTGAGGTAGTAAACCAAGTGTGCTTTAAAGTATTTGGTAATGATCTTACTGTTACTTTTGCTGCCGAAGCAGGTCAGTTACAGCTAAATGTAATGGAACCTGTGTTATGCCAATGTATTATTGAATCTATTGTATTCTTAGAACGCGCTATTGATACCCTCCGTACCAAGTGTGTAGAAGGCATCACAGCCAATCGTGAGGTAATGCTTAATATGGTGAAAAATAGTATAGGTATTGTAACAGCCCTTAACCCGCATATCGGATACAAGAACAGTACTAAAATAGCTAAAGAAGCTTTGCAAACCGGTAAGTCAGTATATGATTTAGTATTAGAGCATCAATTATTATCTAAAGAGCAGTTAGACACTATTTTAGACCCTAAAAATATGCTATAA
- a CDS encoding DUF4328 domain-containing protein has product MLRVNSIRAKEAINALWVTFAFQFILIFGDIYQLSIISEIEAVAQAGGNVYELQEKADTSDTINTIVAIINAVIAIITGILFIRWFRRAYYNLHLIKNPLNYTEGWAAGGWFIPIMSFFIPFSIMKELFTETRLFFILKNRKIDNLSDNILPIWWSLFILGSVIHYIAFRISLSANDIDDFYNIGIASVIAEAIKIFAAYFAILIVKKYADAERVLYEITLPITDSKNIFETSKVITQ; this is encoded by the coding sequence ATGTTAAGAGTTAATTCTATCAGAGCTAAAGAAGCAATTAATGCCCTTTGGGTTACCTTTGCTTTTCAATTTATACTTATCTTTGGTGATATATATCAGCTTTCTATTATTAGTGAAATAGAAGCTGTAGCACAAGCGGGAGGTAATGTATATGAACTCCAAGAAAAAGCAGATACCTCTGATACTATAAACACAATTGTTGCTATTATCAATGCCGTAATTGCCATTATTACAGGTATTCTGTTTATCAGGTGGTTCCGCAGGGCATATTATAACCTGCACTTGATAAAAAATCCTCTCAATTATACTGAAGGGTGGGCAGCAGGAGGTTGGTTTATACCTATTATGAGTTTTTTTATCCCATTTAGCATAATGAAAGAACTCTTTACCGAAACACGCCTTTTTTTTATTCTTAAGAACAGAAAGATTGATAATCTTTCTGATAATATACTACCTATATGGTGGTCACTCTTTATTTTAGGGAGTGTTATCCACTATATCGCATTTAGAATCTCCCTTTCGGCTAATGATATAGACGATTTTTACAACATAGGTATCGCAAGTGTAATTGCTGAAGCTATCAAGATATTTGCCGCCTATTTTGCTATTTTAATCGTTAAAAAATACGCCGATGCCGAGAGAGTCTTGTATGAGATAACCCTCCCAATAACTGATTCAAAAAACATTTTTGAAACATCAAAAGTTATAACCCAATGA
- the galE gene encoding UDP-glucose 4-epimerase GalE, whose product MKKIVVTGGLGFIGSHTVVELQNAGFDVVIIDNLSNAQENVKEHIAKITGKAPAFEKFDLRDKADVQDFFKRHHDVQGVIHFAASKAVGESVEKPLLYYENNLTSLVYLLQELSKLPKAHFIFSSSCTVYGQADELPITENAPVKKAESPYGNTKQICEEIISDTCKVTPHLHAIALRYFNPIGAHPSAEIGELPLGVPQNLVPFITQTAIGLREKLSVFGDDYPTPDGTCIRDYIHVVDLAKAHVIALQRLLDGKDTQNYEVFNVGTGKGSTVLEVIQSFERVSGKMLNYQIVGRRAGDIIAAYANTDKANNVLGWKAQSSLDEAMLSAWKWEQKVRNK is encoded by the coding sequence ATGAAAAAAATAGTAGTAACCGGTGGCTTAGGCTTTATTGGCTCACACACCGTTGTTGAATTACAAAATGCAGGCTTTGATGTGGTTATTATTGATAACCTTTCCAATGCCCAAGAAAATGTAAAAGAACATATCGCTAAAATCACAGGTAAAGCACCCGCGTTTGAGAAGTTCGACCTTCGTGATAAAGCCGATGTACAAGACTTCTTCAAACGCCATCACGATGTGCAAGGCGTAATTCACTTCGCCGCCTCCAAAGCAGTAGGCGAAAGCGTCGAAAAACCCTTGCTCTATTATGAAAATAACCTCACAAGCTTAGTATACCTCCTACAAGAGCTCAGTAAGCTCCCCAAAGCTCACTTTATCTTCAGTTCTTCCTGTACCGTATATGGGCAAGCCGATGAGTTGCCTATTACCGAAAACGCTCCAGTGAAAAAAGCCGAGTCTCCTTACGGTAATACCAAGCAAATTTGCGAAGAAATTATTAGCGATACCTGCAAAGTAACCCCTCACCTACACGCCATTGCCTTGCGCTACTTCAATCCAATAGGAGCGCATCCATCAGCCGAAATAGGTGAATTACCTTTAGGAGTACCCCAAAACTTAGTGCCTTTTATCACCCAAACAGCCATCGGCCTACGTGAAAAGCTCTCTGTTTTTGGCGACGACTACCCTACCCCCGATGGCACTTGTATCCGCGACTATATCCACGTAGTCGATTTAGCAAAAGCACACGTAATAGCCCTACAACGCCTCTTAGATGGTAAGGACACCCAAAACTACGAGGTATTCAATGTAGGTACCGGCAAAGGAAGCACCGTGTTAGAAGTAATTCAAAGCTTTGAACGTGTCTCTGGCAAAATGCTTAACTACCAAATAGTAGGCCGCCGTGCAGGTGATATTATAGCCGCTTATGCCAATACCGATAAAGCCAATAATGTACTTGGATGGAAAGCCCAAAGTTCTTTGGATGAAGCAATGCTCTCAGCTTGGAAATGGGAACAAAAAGTACGAAACAAATAG